A genomic window from Pyxicephalus adspersus chromosome 2, UCB_Pads_2.0, whole genome shotgun sequence includes:
- the NET1 gene encoding neuroepithelial cell-transforming gene 1 protein isoform X2, protein MVAHDEIGGLLPIKRTIQVLAVQNPASKELEEPSNKRVRPLARVTSLANLISPVRNGAVRRFGQTIQSFTMRADNKSPNSSSKTCSKMAAPTPSKRRNSVLWSEMLDVNMKETLSTKEIKRQEAIYEMTRGEQDLIEDLKLARKAYHDPMLKLSIMSEEELAQIFGDLDAYIPLHEEFLLKLREATKADGTVGQIGHILVNWLPRLNAYKRYCSNQLAAKALLDQKKLDRRVQDFLQRCLESPFSRKLDLWSFLDIPRSRLVKYPLLLKEILRHTPNEHPDSKSLEEALCLIQGVLADINLKKGESECQYYIDKLEYLDEKQRDPRIESRKSLLCHGELKNKNGHKLYLFMFQEILVLTRPITRNERQYYQVYRQPIPVQELVLEDLQDGDVRMGGSFRGAFSNSDKAKNIFRVRFQDACLGQSHTLQANDVFHKQQWLNCIRTAIAPYQHASPTELKELPDLSEECEENHPPAQNTNVQRRSSPISGIVEMDLEENADSSLVGSPEDPKPGKLQRVLTGSRKMRDKTQQSVKRKETLV, encoded by the exons ATGGTGGCTCATGATGAAATTGGAGGTCTGTTGCCTATCAAAAGGACTATTCAGGTCCTAGCTGTTCAAAATCCAGCTTCAAAGGAGCTAGAG GAGCCCAGCAATAAGAGAGTACGGCCTCTAGCACGTGTGACATCATTAGCCAACTTAATATCTCCTGTGAGAAATGGCGCAGTTCGGCGCTTTGGTCAAACTATCCAG TCATTCACCATGCGAGCTGATAACAAGTCTCCGAACAGTTCAAGCAAGACCTGTAGCAAGATGGCTGCCCCTACCCCTTCCAAAAGAAGGAATAGTGTCCTGTGGTCTGAGATGCTAGATGTCAATATGAAAGAAACCCTAAGCACCAAAGAAATTAAACGGCAAGAG GCTATTTATGAAATGACCAGGGGGGAGCAAGACCTGATTGAAGACCTTAAGTTAGCAAGAAAGGCCTACCATGATCCAATGCTGAAACTTTCCATAATGTCTGAGGAGGAGCTTGCCCAGATATTTGGAGACCTAGATGCCTATATACCTCTACATGAAG aatttcttttaaaacttAGAGAAGCAACAAAAGCTGATGGGACCGTTGGACAAATTGGCCATATTCTGGTTAACTGG TTACCCCGTTTGAATGCCTATAAGAGGTATTGCAGTAACCAACTGGCTGCCAAAGCCCTATTAGACCAAAAGAAGTTGGACAGGCGGGTTCAAGACTTTCTTCAGCGTTGTCTTGAGTCGCCATTCAGTCGTAAGCTGGACCTTTGGAGCTTTCTTGATATTCCCAGAAGCCGCTTGGTGAAATATCCCTTACTACTGAAAGAGATCCTGCGACACACTCCCAACGAGCATCCTGACAGCAAGAGtttggaagaagct ctgtGCTTAATCCAAGGTGTGCTTGCAGACATTAACTTGAAAAAGGGAGAATCTGAATGCCAGTATTACATTGACAAGCTGGAGTATCTTGATGAAAAACAAAGAGACCCTCGGATAGAATCAAGAAAATCGCTTTTGTGTCATGGGGAgctaaagaataaaaatggcCAT AAGCTGTATCTCTTCATGTTTCAAGAAATTCTGGTTCTAACCCGTCCAATTACAAGGAATGAGCGTCAGTACTATCAAGTGTATAGGCAGCCCATCCCTGTCCAAGAGCTGGTGCTTGAGGATCTTCAGGATGGTGATGTTAGGATGGGTGGATCATTCAGAGGAGCCTTTAGCAATTCAGACAAAG CTAAAAATATCTTCCGAGTTCGGTTTCAAGATGCCTGCTTAGGCCAGAGTCACACACTCCAAGCCAATGACGTCTTTCACAAGCAGCAGTGGTTGAACTGTATCAGAACAGCCATTGCCCCGTATCAGCATGCTTCACCAACGGAACTAAAAGAACTCCCTGACCTCAGTGAGGAATGTGAGGAAAATCATCCTCCAGCTCAGAACACAAACGTCCAGCGAAGGTCATCTCCCATATCTGGCATCGTAGAAATGGACCTTGAAGAAAATGCAGACAGTTCCCTTGTTGGCTCGCCAGAGGATCCAAAGCCTGGGAAACTTCAAAGAGTTCTGACAGGCAGCCGGAAAATGCGAGACAAAACACAACAGAGcgttaaaagaaaagaaactttagTATAA